The genomic segment ATCAATGACCGGCTTGGAGATAAAGCGGGAACGGCCCGCCAGGGGCTCAACATGGGATTGGTTCAGCTTCAGCGGGGCAACCACCGCGAAGGGCTTGAACTGCTCAATGTCTCATCGACATTCTTTGAGGCCTTGGGCGACAAAGCAAATTTCGCGCTCACACTAACAAACATTAGCCAACTGCGACTAACTCTGGGAGATGCGCAGGAGGCCCTCAAATCGGCTGAGCAGGCTCTTTCCTTAGCCCAGGAAATTAATCACCCTCTGGCTGAGAGCGCCGCACACCACCGTCTCGGCGCAATCCATATCTATCAACAGGATTATGACTCAGCCTCGACTCATCTACACAAGGCACTTGAGATAGCCAAAACTGCCAAGATCAATAGGAATGTGGGCGCACTGCAGGTGGAACTTGCCGAATTACATTATTTTCGGAATGAATTCGCCTTCAGCCGGAAACATGCCGAGCGAAGCCAAATGATAGCGCGTGAGATAGGCGACAGCGGAACTTTGTGCCTTGCCCAGGGATATATCGGATTGTTGACTGCGTCCGAGGGGCTCATCCATGCCGGTGTTCGCCAGCTTCAACAACAACAAGCCAAAGCAAAAGAGATTGGCGATCCGATTCTCTCCATGCGTATCAACATCATAGCCGGAGAAGCCCTTTTTCGTTTCGGCAAAGAAGATGACAAGGTGAGTGGCCGAACATTGCTGAATAGCATACTTGCCGAGGCGCGGAAAAGCGAACTGTTTCCGGAGACAAAGCGAATCCTCGGGATTCTTGAATCTGAAAAACCTTAATTGAAGATTTCCAATCAATTATAAATCGGCTTAATAAAAAATAGATTAGATCGCTTGGTGATTGGGTCAATGACACCGCAAGCAGTGTGGTACCCGAATATCAACCTGTTATCGTCAGGTCTTGCCGGCCTTCCTAGGGCATAGGTGCTGAGACTTCCGAAGTCCGCCCACGGCGGATGACCTGACGGTAACTTGGTGCAGGTCAGAGACGGACTGCACGACGATAAAGATGGCTTCCAGCTTTCCCACCGCAGCGGGTAGGGGCTGGAATGACAATGAGTGAGGGATGACAATCAATATCTCAGACTGCCCGCTGTGGCGAGGCAGTCTGAACGTTACCACAAACAAAAAGGCTGGCGCAGAAGTCTGCTCCAGCCTTGGTAAACGTACGGTGACTCTTATTTTGTTGTCGTAACAATTGTCCTGGAATAGATCGTTACGAATCCAGTCACAAGATTCAGCAGGACATCTACCGGGGTCTGCTGTGACTTAACTGTGAAGTTGGCAGCTCCGCCTGCCATTTGGCCTCCGTCAACCGGACCACCCAGCGGCACCAGCCCCCAGAGAAAATACCATTGACGTTTCTTGCCTGCCACTTCACCGCCGACACCGCCGGTTCCCACGGTATGATTCATGGTGAAGCACCCGCCAAGAATACTCAAAGCGAATATCATAGCGAGCAGAATTGTGAGTCGTCTCATTAACGTTGCTCCTTGTTAAATGGTGTTAAACTGCCAATAGAGGATTCTATCACACGAAGCATATTTTGGTACTTCGCGTGTGGCGTAAGATAATGGATTTCCAGTGCGGCGTTTCCGGGCTGCATACAAAAAAGATGCAGATGAACGGTTTGATTTTCGGTGTAGATAAACTGCTTGACGAAAACAGTCCCGACGAAAAATTCATTATTCAGGACATTGTCTCCCCCATACGATGCAATGAGCGATGTAAAATAACGGCCAAAGAAACCGGCCGTATCCGAATCCAGACGAAGTTGTTCTTTGGACATAATGAGCATATACGCGCTAAAGTTGCTGTCTGCGTAGCATTGGAGCAGATCAATTTCTGACTTACTCACCATTGTTTGAGCCAACCCGACTTCGAGTGGTCCAAACAGACTATCAGCAATGGCATAATAATTCGAAGGGGGTCTGATGCTCAACTGCGGTTCACCCGCGAAATACGGCAATCCAAGCAGCGAATCAACTACTTCAAATTGCACGTCGTCGACATACGCGCTCTCTGTTGATTTGCAACCATGAATAAAGAAATTGGCGGAAAAGAATAACAATATGATTCCAACCAATGCCTTCGGAAAACCCACTCCAGCCTCAGACATGGATGAATAGTAAAGTGTGTGAATGTCATAGTCAACTACTATTAATTTGGACCAAAACAAAAAAAGCCCTCTGTTGCCAGAGAGCTTTTCTTGGTGTGCTCGGTGATTACTTTAGTAACACCATTTTCTTGGTGGCGCTAAAACTACCAACCGTCAGACGATAGAAGTAAATACCCGAGGCATATTTACCGGCATCCCACTCCACTTTATAAGATCCTGCATCATATGTATCCGACATCGTTTCGACCGATTGTCCGAGAAGATTGTAGATTGTTATCGTCCACTCGCCGGGTTTAGGAAGATCAAAATTAATTGTCGTAACCGGGTTGAATGGATTTGGATAGTTCTGTGACAGGGAATATTCGGTCGGCAATGCAATGACCTTGGCCGCTATCACGCTTCCGCTGAAACCGCCGACTTCGACAGATTTAATGGCAGCGCCGTCAAGCTTGAGAACGCCTCCGCTTTCAAGGAAGGACTTCCCTTCCATGGTGAATATTAACACTCTGGTATGTGTGCCATCGAATTCATAGCGGATATCCATATTCTTAGCTGATTCGCCAAGGGTCGGATTTGCTTTGCCATTGAGGAGAATAAAGAGTCCGCCAATCGGTTCGTCCGTATGGCTTATTATGAGCATGTCATTGGCAACAACAAATTCCGCCTCAAGAGGTGAATTCGGATCAACCTTTGGAACAGGCGGCGCATCACCGACGACTATTCTGATGAGGTAGACGAGGTCGGCTACAGTCAGCGGATTGCCGTCAGCATTGACATCGGAGGCGGCAATTGAACCATCGACGTGGTTTTGGAAAGCGCCAAGTCCCTGAACGAAATAGTTAGTAAACATAACGGCATCGGAGATCGAGAACATCAATCCATCGAGATTGATGTCGCCTCGGCCATCGATTGAGTCGGCGCAGATGATATTGATTCCGCCATTGGTGAAATCAACGCATCGTAACGCAGCCGGCTTGCCGGGCAGATTCAATCCGATACAAACGTTGGGAATTCCAAAGGCGCCGGGGAAGCCGTACGTGTTATTGGTAATAGTATCAAGTTCAGCGCTAAATACATTTTGCGAAACCCACAATGTGTCACCGTCGACCGAGGAGAAACCGTTATCACCGCAATCTATCCAGTAGAAGCTAATCGCCGAGAACTG from the Candidatus Zixiibacteriota bacterium genome contains:
- a CDS encoding T9SS type A sorting domain-containing protein; the protein is NVCFTPNASGVYTFIIKATDACGLTDLDTTKVTVTVNNAPIANAGKDSTFFVCGNSTICWSGGCSDPNNNLIACEILQPAGATLSAGQICLPVLFGAGNDTSYTVIIKATDACGATDLDTAIININFNSPPVVVAPPDFEAFPDLTGQICFDVNISDPDNNIVSVLVSPVGVYSSGTGQVCFNADTSGVYCLIITATDACNAVSADTVCVTALCVQVQIEEVVNVIQGQYKDVSIFLNGSAKELAGYDLLISYDASALSLAQVTPGTAFLACGWEYFTFRFGPFGNCGSGCPSGIVRITAIADINNGANHPDCYLDAVVGSLAVLSFLVTNDRTLECQFSAISFYWIDCGDNGFSSVDGDTLWVSQNVFSAELDTITNNTYGFPGAFGIPNVCIGLNLPGKPAALRCVDFTNGGINIICADSIDGRGDINLDGLMFSISDAVMFTNYFVQGLGAFQNHVDGSIAASDVNADGNPLTVADLVYLIRIVVGDAPPVPKVDPNSPLEAEFVVANDMLIISHTDEPIGGLFILLNGKANPTLGESAKNMDIRYEFDGTHTRVLIFTMEGKSFLESGGVLKLDGAAIKSVEVGGFSGSVIAAKVIALPTEYSLSQNYPNPFNPVTTINFDLPKPGEWTITIYNLLGQSVETMSDTYDAGSYKVEWDAGKYASGIYFYRLTVGSFSATKKMVLLK